The proteins below are encoded in one region of Acetoanaerobium noterae:
- a CDS encoding NUDIX hydrolase, translating to MHDYFKQIKHHFKNFETNIIDHDSALESSVLIPLLNIDDTVYVLFQVRSKNISAQPGEISFPGGKKELSDINFMQTAIRETCEELGIEAGDIEIIAEMNTFVAPFNIIIHPYLGIIKDFSKININEDEVDHIFLVPLSYFFETKPDIYNSKVSIIPDEDFPFNLLTKGENYDFKTGNYKIFFYNYNGYIIWGITAKIMNDFIKQCSRLDCSLDTAAKGGI from the coding sequence ATGCATGATTATTTTAAGCAAATAAAACACCATTTTAAGAACTTCGAGACAAATATAATAGACCATGACAGTGCATTAGAATCATCAGTTTTGATTCCACTTCTCAATATCGATGATACCGTATATGTACTTTTTCAGGTCAGATCAAAGAATATATCTGCTCAGCCGGGAGAAATCTCCTTTCCTGGAGGAAAAAAAGAACTCTCTGACATTAATTTTATGCAAACAGCTATAAGAGAAACCTGTGAAGAGCTAGGTATAGAAGCTGGGGACATAGAAATAATTGCAGAAATGAATACCTTTGTTGCTCCATTTAATATAATAATTCATCCTTATCTTGGGATAATCAAGGATTTTTCGAAAATTAATATAAATGAAGATGAAGTCGACCACATTTTTTTAGTTCCATTATCTTATTTTTTTGAAACAAAACCTGATATTTATAATTCTAAAGTGTCCATTATTCCAGATGAAGATTTTCCCTTTAATTTACTCACTAAGGGTGAAAACTATGATTTTAAAACTGGAAATTATAAAATATTTTTTTACAATTACAACGGTTACATAATCTGGGGTATAACAGCAAAAATTATGAATGATTTTATAAAGCAATGTAGCAGATTAGATTGTAGCTTAGATACAGCAGCTAAAGGAGGAATTTGA
- a CDS encoding DMT family transporter, translating to MEKRSYLPEIAATLMATIFGMSFMFSKLALANHTPIELIAHRFLLAFLIMSILVLFKVIKIDLKGKNMKNLFLLSFAQPILYFIFESYGIKYSASSQAGIMIALIPVCVAILGTIFLGEKNTKQEIFFILLSVAGVVYIAYGKQVDESSSPIGIILLLGAVISSSVYSIISRKISGEFTSSERTYSMMLYGALVFNAINLATHINNGNLNQYFTPWSDPAFVTALLYLGIVSSIIAFFLSNYSLTYLEASKASVFANLATVVSIIMGTVFLKESFSINQIIGSLMILVGVFGTQYTNIMQTKNRTA from the coding sequence TTGGAAAAACGTAGCTATCTTCCAGAGATTGCAGCAACTTTAATGGCAACTATTTTCGGTATGAGCTTTATGTTTTCAAAATTAGCACTTGCAAATCATACACCCATAGAGCTAATTGCTCATCGTTTTTTACTAGCCTTTCTTATTATGAGCATACTGGTACTTTTTAAGGTTATAAAAATCGACCTAAAGGGAAAAAATATGAAAAATTTATTTTTGTTAAGCTTTGCTCAGCCAATCTTGTATTTTATTTTTGAAAGCTATGGCATAAAGTATTCCGCATCCTCTCAGGCTGGGATTATGATTGCCCTTATTCCAGTGTGCGTAGCTATTCTAGGAACTATATTTCTGGGAGAAAAAAATACTAAGCAGGAAATTTTCTTCATACTTTTATCTGTAGCTGGTGTTGTATATATAGCTTACGGAAAACAGGTTGATGAAAGCTCAAGTCCTATAGGCATTATCTTACTTTTAGGAGCTGTAATTTCGTCTTCTGTTTATAGCATTATTTCAAGAAAAATCTCTGGGGAATTTACCTCATCAGAGAGAACATATTCTATGATGCTATATGGAGCTTTAGTGTTTAATGCTATAAACCTAGCTACACACATAAATAACGGTAATCTAAATCAATATTTTACTCCATGGTCAGATCCAGCATTTGTTACAGCTTTGCTATATCTCGGAATAGTATCTTCGATAATCGCTTTTTTCCTATCCAACTATAGCCTCACGTATCTAGAAGCATCAAAAGCATCAGTTTTTGCAAACTTAGCAACTGTTGTCTCTATAATAATGGGTACAGTTTTTCTAAAGGAAAGCTTCTCAATTAACCAAATAATTGGTTCACTCATGATATTAGTAGGCGTATTCGGAACTCAGTACACTAATATAATGCAAACAAAAAACAGGACCGCGTAG
- a CDS encoding class D sortase, with the protein MKKKISLILIILGLILILIPIGGNIYNKNKQDEMIRDFEETFQTVSSTDEGEPLKEGEFVIVDINSNDNSKIDIGSVIGIIHIPRIELTLPLMEGTTEKVLLQAIGHMKETPMPGQIGNAAFAGHRSHTFSRFFNRLGELGLLDEVYIKTKTTQQKYEVYDILIVKPTDIHVLEPDLDVPTITLITCHPMYSNKQRLIVKAKLIEEKPLSEIK; encoded by the coding sequence ATGAAAAAGAAGATATCCTTGATACTGATAATATTAGGCCTTATTTTGATTTTGATTCCTATTGGAGGAAATATCTACAATAAAAATAAACAAGATGAGATGATAAGGGATTTTGAAGAGACCTTTCAGACTGTTTCCTCCACCGATGAGGGAGAGCCTTTAAAAGAAGGCGAGTTTGTAATTGTAGATATAAACTCAAATGACAATAGCAAAATCGATATAGGCTCTGTTATAGGGATAATCCATATCCCGAGGATTGAACTAACGCTCCCGTTAATGGAAGGAACTACTGAAAAGGTTTTGCTTCAGGCAATAGGACATATGAAAGAAACGCCTATGCCAGGACAAATTGGGAATGCTGCATTTGCAGGTCATAGAAGCCATACCTTTTCAAGATTTTTTAATAGGCTAGGAGAGCTTGGACTGCTAGATGAAGTTTATATAAAGACAAAGACAACTCAGCAAAAATATGAGGTATATGACATTTTGATTGTAAAGCCAACTGATATTCACGTTCTAGAACCAGATTTGGATGTGCCTACAATTACACTTATAACATGCCATCCAATGTATTCGAATAAACAAAGATTAATAGTAAAAGCAAAGCTTATAGAGGAAAAACCACTATCGGAAATTAAATAG
- a CDS encoding indolepyruvate oxidoreductase subunit beta, whose translation MKNKNLILAGVGGQGLVLTTQIISQAAFLSGLDVKTNDVIGLSQRGGTIWGSVKMGEKIHSPNIAPGDADILIAFEKLESKRWKHMLKQKDSIAIINEYEIAPTLVQQGDKEYPEDVLENMKQKSEVISLDATATGAKMGNPAIANILLLGIAARYMDISVETWFKTFEQYLPAKFVELNKKAFMYGYEQEYLK comes from the coding sequence ATGAAAAATAAAAATTTAATCTTAGCTGGAGTAGGCGGACAAGGGCTTGTTCTAACTACTCAAATAATATCACAAGCTGCTTTTTTATCAGGACTTGATGTCAAAACAAATGACGTAATTGGTTTATCTCAAAGAGGTGGTACTATATGGGGAAGTGTTAAGATGGGTGAAAAAATTCACTCTCCAAATATAGCTCCAGGAGATGCAGATATACTCATTGCTTTTGAAAAGCTAGAATCTAAAAGATGGAAGCATATGCTAAAGCAAAAAGACTCTATAGCTATCATAAATGAGTATGAAATAGCTCCGACTTTAGTTCAGCAAGGAGATAAAGAATATCCTGAGGATGTGCTAGAAAATATGAAGCAAAAATCTGAGGTGATATCTCTTGATGCTACTGCAACAGGAGCAAAAATGGGAAATCCAGCAATAGCAAATATATTGCTTTTAGGAATTGCTGCTAGATATATGGATATTTCTGTTGAAACTTGGTTTAAAACCTTTGAACAATATCTACCTGCTAAATTTGTAGAGCTAAATAAAAAAGCTTTTATGTATGGATATGAGCAGGAATATTTAAAATAA
- a CDS encoding thiamine pyrophosphate-dependent enzyme: MPIEKQVMSGNAAIARGFYEAGGKVAASYPGSPTVELLEHVREFPEIYAEFSTNEKVALEVAIGSSMGGVRSMVSMKHVGVNIAMDPLMTFTQTHLNGGFLLVTGDDPGMASSQNEQDNRILGKFANMAILDPSNSQEAKDYTKLAFELSEEYNLPMMLRITSRLCHSRSVVELEERKEVPSNKFEEDPAKYCMLPPYTFKAQFNMQERIEKLSKWANEANVNKLNHVSDDVLIITSGLAYENLMEVTDKLSVLKLGMVYPLPMDKIKELSKKYARIVIIEEMMPFIENELKIEGISCEGKKWFSFTGELNIDVIEKGLKDAGLINETKYEVAKVEETISRGPLFCSGCPHRPVFDILKKAKALVVGDIGCYSMGILYPFEVLKTNISMGASLGMIKGMRLAMDKIGDERPVVGVIGDGTFFHSGLTGFANLRYQLKGDENITMLVLDNGTTAMTGGQPTASSKHRDNVGQDISIDELLKTMGYDDIQRIDQFDYPKAKEVINAAIKRPGISIVITSRPCALKFKIKEPHFYVDPNICIGCKTCIKTNCPPLRMKKYEGIEKLKSSIDKNQCVGCSICAQVCPVNAIKRSEVEQGGSHEK, translated from the coding sequence ATGCCAATTGAAAAACAGGTTATGTCAGGTAATGCTGCTATAGCAAGAGGGTTTTATGAAGCGGGTGGAAAAGTCGCAGCAAGCTACCCAGGTTCCCCGACGGTGGAATTGCTAGAGCATGTTAGAGAATTTCCTGAAATTTATGCGGAGTTTTCTACTAATGAGAAGGTGGCTCTAGAAGTCGCTATAGGAAGCTCTATGGGTGGAGTGAGAAGTATGGTGTCCATGAAGCACGTAGGTGTAAATATCGCAATGGATCCACTTATGACTTTTACTCAAACTCATTTAAATGGAGGATTTTTATTAGTTACTGGGGATGACCCAGGAATGGCTAGTTCTCAAAATGAGCAAGATAACCGTATACTTGGAAAATTTGCTAATATGGCTATTTTAGATCCGAGTAATTCTCAAGAAGCGAAAGACTATACAAAGTTAGCTTTTGAGTTAAGTGAAGAATATAATTTGCCTATGATGCTTAGAATTACTAGTAGACTCTGTCACAGCAGAAGCGTTGTTGAGCTAGAGGAAAGAAAAGAAGTTCCAAGCAACAAATTTGAAGAAGATCCTGCAAAATACTGTATGCTACCTCCATATACCTTTAAAGCTCAATTTAATATGCAAGAAAGAATTGAAAAGCTATCAAAATGGGCAAATGAGGCAAACGTTAACAAATTAAACCATGTAAGTGACGATGTACTTATTATTACCTCAGGGTTGGCTTATGAAAACCTGATGGAAGTAACAGATAAGCTTAGCGTGCTTAAGCTTGGTATGGTTTATCCTTTACCTATGGATAAAATAAAAGAGCTTTCAAAAAAATATGCTCGTATAGTGATTATTGAAGAAATGATGCCTTTTATAGAGAATGAATTAAAAATTGAAGGCATATCTTGTGAAGGTAAAAAATGGTTCTCATTTACAGGTGAATTGAATATAGATGTAATTGAAAAAGGACTTAAAGATGCTGGGCTTATTAATGAAACGAAATATGAGGTAGCTAAGGTGGAAGAAACAATTTCTAGAGGCCCACTTTTCTGCTCTGGATGTCCACACAGACCAGTATTTGACATACTTAAAAAAGCTAAGGCTTTAGTAGTAGGGGATATTGGATGTTATTCCATGGGTATTTTATATCCTTTTGAAGTTTTAAAAACCAACATAAGCATGGGAGCTTCTCTTGGAATGATTAAAGGTATGAGGCTTGCCATGGATAAAATAGGAGATGAAAGACCTGTAGTTGGAGTTATAGGTGATGGAACTTTCTTTCATAGTGGACTTACAGGCTTTGCAAATCTTAGATACCAGCTTAAAGGTGATGAAAATATAACTATGCTAGTGCTTGATAACGGAACAACTGCTATGACTGGTGGACAGCCTACAGCAAGTTCAAAGCATAGAGATAATGTAGGGCAAGATATAAGTATAGATGAGCTTTTAAAAACTATGGGCTATGATGATATTCAAAGAATAGATCAGTTTGATTATCCTAAGGCCAAGGAAGTTATTAATGCAGCCATAAAAAGACCTGGAATTTCTATAGTTATTACATCTAGACCTTGCGCACTTAAATTTAAAATCAAAGAGCCTCATTTTTATGTGGACCCTAATATTTGTATAGGATGTAAAACTTGTATAAAAACTAATTGCCCTCCACTTAGAATGAAAAAATATGAGGGAATTGAAAAACTCAAGTCATCTATAGACAAAAATCAATGCGTAGGATGTTCTATTTGTGCTCAGGTTTGTCCAGTAAATGCAATAAAAAGAAGCGAAGTAGAGCAAGGAGGTAGCCATGAAAAATAA
- a CDS encoding ferritin family protein, which yields MKNATEILKYAMNMERKAQEFYNFYKDKVSSKKIKELFEGLASMEEEHYSILERQLDSLEKNNSFTEINLNEADGESIIQNKTKDLEHVDFEYDLSDLPILRMAYAMENDFATFYEKALEQTEDEQAKYLLSTLAKWEREHRDSFEEEVKNAMQSTWFSQSFYPF from the coding sequence ATGAAAAATGCAACAGAAATTCTAAAATATGCAATGAATATGGAAAGAAAGGCTCAAGAATTTTATAACTTCTACAAAGACAAGGTTTCTAGCAAAAAAATCAAGGAACTCTTTGAAGGCTTAGCATCAATGGAAGAAGAGCACTACAGCATTTTAGAAAGACAGCTAGACTCCCTTGAGAAAAATAACAGCTTTACTGAAATCAACTTAAATGAAGCTGATGGAGAAAGTATCATTCAAAATAAAACTAAAGATTTAGAGCATGTTGATTTTGAATATGATTTATCTGATTTACCAATACTTAGAATGGCTTATGCTATGGAAAATGACTTTGCTACTTTCTATGAAAAAGCATTAGAGCAAACTGAAGATGAGCAAGCAAAATATTTATTAAGCACTCTTGCCAAATGGGAAAGAGAGCACAGAGATTCCTTTGAAGAGGAAGTTAAAAATGCTATGCAATCTACTTGGTTTTCACAAAGCTTCTATCCATTTTAA
- a CDS encoding response regulator, which yields MNKIKIMIVDDHALMREGLTKILEMEDNFEVVFKAADGYEALDYIEQNPVDIVLLDINMPNMNGIETLKKMKQMDFETKIIMLTVYDTREYLIETLNLGANGYMLKDAETDSLVKAIEAVYNGGSYIHPNLAGELFKEINRQRVSRNIKSGVDSLTRREYEVLLLIAEGMSNKDISDHLVISEKTVKNHVSSILRKLDLQDRTQAAIFAIKQKLTNS from the coding sequence ATGAATAAAATAAAAATTATGATAGTTGATGATCACGCCTTAATGAGAGAGGGTTTGACAAAAATTCTTGAGATGGAAGACAACTTCGAAGTAGTTTTTAAAGCGGCAGACGGATATGAGGCTTTGGATTATATAGAGCAAAACCCAGTAGATATTGTACTCTTAGATATTAATATGCCAAATATGAACGGTATAGAAACCCTTAAGAAAATGAAGCAGATGGATTTTGAAACTAAGATAATAATGCTTACAGTATACGACACTAGAGAGTATTTAATTGAGACTTTGAACCTAGGGGCAAATGGATATATGCTTAAAGATGCTGAAACGGATTCACTTGTAAAGGCTATTGAGGCTGTTTATAATGGAGGAAGCTATATTCATCCTAATCTTGCAGGAGAGCTGTTTAAAGAAATCAACAGACAAAGAGTAAGTAGAAACATAAAATCAGGGGTAGACTCACTTACGAGAAGAGAGTACGAAGTTCTTCTTCTGATAGCTGAAGGTATGAGTAACAAAGATATTTCAGATCATTTAGTAATCAGTGAAAAAACTGTTAAAAACCATGTTTCAAGTATTCTTAGAAAGCTAGATCTTCAAGATAGAACTCAAGCAGCAATTTTTGCAATCAAACAAAAACTAACAAACTCCTAG
- a CDS encoding sensor histidine kinase produces the protein MNESGFSPKSLDKVINDVILSIQSGQEEIFNISENVLKECELILQEIEKFKAKVLVVIKEAEKLTKEEKESRQKLFLVSKNIGEYSESDIRKAYNEAKDKQVQLLLKREEEQNLIRERNQLEIRLKKNYEIVEQAESLMSKMKSVMDFLVSDLVDLGKTISNLEDKTQIGMKIIKAQEEERRRIARDIHDGPAQNIASLVIKTEIVEKLLKRGNIHIEDELKDIKTQLRAVLKEIRGIMYDLRPISLDEVGLIPTIERMAADMSYEKNIAIEIKKISDYPIFNSLNKLIVYRIVQESLNNIIKHSGAKNVVIRMDVRQDSINGSVSDDGKGFDADSLMEAKDKSFGLSSMKERAEIAHGSITIKSVVGKGTKIMFSIPNEEEPNE, from the coding sequence ATGAATGAGTCAGGGTTTTCTCCTAAGAGTTTGGACAAAGTAATAAATGATGTCATTTTATCTATTCAAAGTGGACAGGAAGAGATATTCAATATTTCTGAAAACGTTTTAAAGGAATGCGAATTAATTCTTCAAGAAATAGAAAAATTTAAAGCAAAGGTTCTAGTTGTAATAAAAGAGGCAGAGAAGCTTACTAAGGAAGAAAAGGAAAGCAGGCAAAAACTTTTTTTAGTAAGCAAAAATATAGGAGAATATTCTGAGAGTGATATTAGAAAAGCTTATAATGAAGCTAAAGATAAGCAAGTTCAGCTTCTTTTAAAAAGAGAAGAGGAACAAAATCTTATTAGAGAGCGTAATCAGCTAGAAATCAGACTTAAAAAAAATTATGAAATAGTAGAGCAAGCTGAAAGTCTAATGTCTAAAATGAAATCTGTAATGGATTTTCTGGTATCAGATTTAGTGGATTTAGGAAAAACAATAAGTAATTTAGAGGATAAAACTCAAATCGGAATGAAGATTATCAAGGCTCAAGAAGAGGAAAGAAGGAGAATTGCAAGAGATATTCACGATGGTCCGGCTCAAAATATTGCGTCTTTGGTGATAAAAACAGAGATTGTTGAGAAGCTTTTAAAAAGAGGCAATATACATATAGAGGATGAACTAAAGGACATCAAAACACAGCTTAGAGCAGTTTTAAAAGAAATCAGAGGTATAATGTACGATTTGAGACCTATATCTTTAGATGAGGTTGGTCTTATTCCTACGATTGAGCGTATGGCTGCGGATATGAGTTATGAAAAGAATATTGCAATTGAGATAAAGAAAATTTCTGATTATCCAATATTCAATTCCTTAAACAAGCTAATCGTATATAGGATTGTCCAAGAATCTCTAAATAATATAATAAAGCATTCTGGAGCGAAAAATGTCGTTATACGTATGGACGTTAGACAGGACTCTATAAATGGCAGTGTTTCTGACGATGGAAAAGGCTTTGATGCCGACAGCCTTATGGAAGCCAAAGATAAGTCTTTTGGGCTTTCTTCTATGAAAGAAAGAGCAGAAATAGCTCATGGTTCAATAACAATAAAATCTGTAGTAGGAAAAGGGACTAAAATTATGTTTAGTATACCTAATGAGGAGGAGCCAAATGAATAA
- a CDS encoding chemotaxis protein CheW, with the protein MAERKYVVFKLDEEEYGIDIMRVKEVTEFVEVTKVPNTPHFVEGIINLRGEITPIINLKKRFSKPEETANVAHRVLVLNLEDKLVGFMVDDASQVITMDDSQIQETPAIIAGEDKKYIEGIGKLEERMVIILDLVQVLNETEKKELLDM; encoded by the coding sequence ATGGCTGAAAGAAAATATGTAGTTTTTAAACTTGACGAAGAGGAATATGGCATTGATATTATGAGAGTAAAAGAAGTGACTGAATTCGTTGAGGTGACTAAGGTTCCTAATACTCCTCACTTTGTGGAAGGTATAATAAATCTTAGAGGAGAAATTACTCCTATTATAAACCTTAAAAAGAGATTTTCAAAGCCTGAGGAAACAGCTAATGTAGCTCATAGAGTTTTGGTTCTTAATCTTGAGGATAAGCTTGTTGGATTTATGGTTGATGATGCTTCTCAAGTTATAACAATGGACGATAGTCAAATTCAAGAAACTCCAGCTATTATTGCAGGCGAGGATAAAAAATATATTGAAGGTATAGGAAAGCTAGAAGAAAGAATGGTTATAATATTAGACTTAGTACAAGTTCTAAATGAAACTGAGAAAAAAGAACTACTAGACATGTAA
- a CDS encoding DUF896 domain-containing protein — protein sequence MSEEELVKRINFLSKKSKQEGLNDIEKQEQKNLRQEYVNRFKNNLRQQLDSIKIQKN from the coding sequence ATGTCGGAAGAAGAATTGGTAAAAAGAATAAACTTTCTTTCAAAGAAATCTAAGCAAGAAGGTTTGAATGACATAGAAAAGCAAGAGCAGAAAAATTTAAGGCAAGAATACGTAAATAGATTTAAGAATAATCTAAGACAACAGCTAGATAGTATTAAAATTCAAAAAAATTAA
- the pdxR gene encoding MocR-like pyridoxine biosynthesis transcription factor PdxR, which yields MEKFRIDFKKENGPKYIQLYKHIKNLIENSKIEASEKLPPLREMSAFLNINISTSVKAYDLLEKEKYIYKKEGSGSYIYPQASTSKEVLKAVRFDLANPQANMFPVDKFKEAVAIAIEKEGETLFDYHEGLGYEPLRMSLCDYMKSLSIESGPDRIQIISGAQQGINIIVNSILNYGDVVFIEEPSYPGAIDVFKEHGVKVVGIPVLDDGIDIGILKMKLEKIKPSILYTMPNYQNPTGVCYSEKKKKEILNLAKQFDFMIIEDDYMSDFDFNNTKIKPLRAYDEENRVIYIKSFSKILMPGLRIGFMEMPIHVRNIISRIKYSMDISTSSFTQLSLYYYMTFFGWRNHLDIIKKVYESRFKIAKKYIDSNFSDILTFRKASGGVNFFAALPKDYSSIDLKTFLESKGVKILEGPLFYYNIKAENEFRISIAHMQENDIENNLNTLKNGIIEFLSDEKNKMKYKIPN from the coding sequence ATGGAAAAATTTAGAATTGATTTTAAAAAGGAAAATGGACCAAAGTATATCCAGCTTTATAAGCATATTAAAAATCTGATAGAGAATAGTAAGATAGAAGCTTCTGAGAAGCTTCCGCCTCTAAGAGAAATGAGTGCTTTTTTAAACATTAATATATCTACATCCGTAAAAGCTTATGATTTGCTTGAAAAAGAGAAATATATATATAAAAAAGAAGGCAGCGGATCTTATATTTATCCTCAAGCTTCTACCTCAAAGGAAGTGTTAAAAGCTGTTAGATTTGATCTTGCAAATCCTCAAGCTAATATGTTTCCGGTCGATAAATTTAAAGAGGCTGTGGCTATTGCTATTGAAAAAGAAGGGGAGACTTTATTTGATTATCACGAAGGCTTAGGATATGAGCCACTTAGGATGAGCCTTTGTGATTATATGAAGAGTTTATCTATAGAAAGTGGGCCAGATAGGATACAGATTATATCTGGAGCCCAGCAAGGAATAAATATAATTGTAAATTCTATACTTAATTATGGGGATGTCGTGTTTATTGAAGAGCCTAGTTATCCAGGAGCAATTGATGTATTCAAAGAGCATGGAGTAAAGGTCGTAGGGATTCCTGTACTTGACGATGGAATTGATATAGGCATTCTAAAAATGAAGCTGGAAAAAATTAAACCTTCGATATTATACACCATGCCCAATTATCAAAACCCTACAGGTGTATGCTATAGCGAAAAAAAGAAAAAAGAGATACTGAATCTTGCTAAGCAGTTTGACTTTATGATAATAGAAGATGATTATATGAGTGATTTTGATTTTAATAATACTAAAATAAAACCTCTTAGAGCTTATGACGAAGAAAACAGGGTAATATATATTAAGAGTTTTTCAAAAATACTGATGCCAGGGCTTAGAATAGGTTTTATGGAAATGCCTATTCACGTTAGAAATATAATAAGTAGAATAAAATATTCTATGGATATATCTACATCGAGCTTTACTCAGCTTTCACTATATTATTACATGACTTTTTTCGGGTGGAGAAATCATTTGGATATCATAAAAAAGGTTTATGAATCTAGATTTAAAATTGCGAAGAAGTATATAGATAGTAATTTTTCTGATATATTAACTTTTAGAAAGGCTTCAGGAGGTGTGAATTTCTTTGCAGCACTTCCAAAGGACTATAGCTCAATTGACTTAAAAACTTTCTTGGAGTCAAAAGGAGTTAAGATTCTTGAGGGACCCTTATTTTATTATAATATTAAAGCTGAAAATGAATTTCGAATAAGTATTGCACATATGCAAGAAAATGACATAGAAAACAATTTAAATACGCTTAAAAATGGTATAATAGAGTTCTTAAGTGATGAAAAAAATAAAATGAAGTATAAAATTCCAAATTAA
- a CDS encoding LacI family DNA-binding transcriptional regulator, which produces MAVTIKDVAKMAGVSISTVSRVINNSKPVSSDIRDQVLRVIKETGYVPNPVARSLVTKKSNIIGVIVPDISSLFVGDLLSGIEEIGRMYEYDIFLCNTYGESERELKYINLLKSKAVAGIIFVSEKLEKPQIDLVKESQIPSVYISKNAKDFDVYSIGIDHKQASYDMTHYFINKGKKKIAFLRASVEDNIEDSERYKGYKKALEDSGIDLDKSLVLQGDSTNESGYRIVEMLIEKGNIPEAIFASSDELAVGALNALLDNRINVPKDVSIAGYDDTRIASMIRPSLTVIKQPIYDMGAVAARIIVKLIDNQDVEEKYIILPHTLIERQSS; this is translated from the coding sequence ATGGCAGTAACAATTAAAGATGTCGCAAAGATGGCTGGTGTTTCTATTTCTACAGTGTCTAGAGTAATTAATAATTCTAAGCCTGTAAGCAGTGACATTAGAGATCAAGTACTTAGAGTGATAAAAGAAACTGGATATGTTCCAAATCCAGTAGCAAGAAGCTTGGTTACAAAAAAAAGCAATATTATAGGAGTTATAGTTCCTGATATATCGAGCTTGTTTGTAGGAGATTTACTTAGTGGAATTGAAGAAATAGGAAGAATGTACGAATATGATATATTTCTTTGTAATACCTATGGAGAATCAGAAAGGGAGCTTAAATATATCAACCTTCTTAAATCTAAAGCAGTTGCAGGTATTATATTTGTGAGTGAAAAACTAGAAAAGCCACAAATAGACTTGGTTAAGGAGAGCCAAATTCCATCAGTTTATATTAGTAAAAATGCTAAAGATTTTGACGTATATTCGATTGGAATCGACCATAAGCAAGCTTCTTATGATATGACTCACTACTTCATAAACAAAGGGAAGAAAAAAATTGCTTTTCTAAGAGCATCAGTGGAAGATAATATTGAGGATTCAGAAAGATATAAAGGCTACAAAAAAGCTCTCGAGGATTCTGGAATTGATTTAGACAAGAGCTTGGTGCTTCAGGGTGATTCGACTAATGAATCTGGATATAGGATAGTAGAGATGCTGATAGAAAAAGGAAATATACCAGAGGCTATATTTGCATCGAGTGATGAGCTAGCAGTTGGTGCCCTTAATGCACTTCTTGATAACAGGATTAATGTGCCAAAGGACGTTTCTATAGCTGGGTATGACGACACTAGAATAGCTTCTATGATTAGACCTTCGCTAACAGTTATAAAACAGCCTATTTATGATATGGGTGCAGTGGCTGCAAGAATCATTGTAAAATTAATCGATAATCAAGATGTAGAGGAAAAATATATCATTTTACCACATACATTGATTGAAAGACAAAGCTCTTAA